One genomic window of Plasmodium coatneyi strain Hackeri chromosome 12, complete sequence includes the following:
- a CDS encoding Signal peptidase I has translation MEYIKEQYNSILLELKKNFKTPRDGISHVLNVVCLLLNALMIWKLLVVLTGCESPVVVVLSGSMEPGYFRGDTLALYHPPNIHAGDVVVYQINGRDIPIVHRILNIHISKDNKFHLLSKGDNNNIDDRGLYEFDQYWLENEHVLGLSVGYAPYIGMLTIWVNEYPLMKWGIVSLMLFMILLGYE, from the exons ATGGAATACATAAAGGAGCAGTACAACTCCATTTTGCTAGAACTTAAGAAGAACTTTAAAACCCCCCGAGATGGAATATCCCACGTGCTAAACGTAGTGTGTTTGCTGTTGAATGCGTTGATGATTTGGAAGCTGCTCGTCGTGCTTACAG GCTGCGAATCCCCTGTTGTGGTTGTCCTGAGTGGCAGTATGGAGCCAGGCTACTTCAGAGGAGACACCTTGGCACTGTACCACCCGCCAAACATCCATGCAGGCGACGTGGTGGTGTACCAAATAAATGGAAGAGACATCCCTATTGTGCATAGGATATTAAACATTCACATATCGAAGGACAACAAATTTCATTTGTTATCAAAAGGGGACAATAACAACATCGACGACAGAGGGCTCTATGAGTTCGATCAGTATTGGCTAGAAAACGAACATGTGCTTGGTCTCTCCGTTGGATATGCGCCATATATTGGAATGCTAACCATATGGGTTAATGAATACCCGCTCATGAAGTGGGGAATTGTGTCCCTCATGTTGTTCATGATATTACTTGGGTATGAGTGA
- a CDS encoding Helicase → MFIPDKDRKWKQANTFICHRRLAIYKKKIYRNRPQLIYVSLSGDIYTHEDYREAVQVDNDIRRELSISNTGKRSSIHDVNLLYSRVNNLMNFCEDKHLDEKMFEYYCIPRSIIREYNSLGIYELYKEQADCLRNVLQNEEVERNVRSKVEDMTPEERTFENGHSQKIDSFSNEEFFTSLEEINQNDEEKGGREISPQRGPTSVHLRDDKWDIPHLNNDSRNNFFYKNFLFNIPTGMGKTIIYDILIIRQVLYKGYRAILCLPTMSLINEKYDYYEKLLGEKTVWLNIKKFNSSNASGYSYQLCTDIAICTYEQANIILNIIIKNNLKYNYIFIIDEIHYLNDDQRGIFIESLLTKVKYIQRNYDSDFKIRVYGFSATLSNVNQIGEWLDAKVHVSKEKLQNIKHLYKINNAIYKDIHGKQLERSLEVPFYLDPDHLVYLLSEELILQRNVLIFCPTKKKCEKVAYFISNVMPYYLKNRNYQVKREVVERRVKLVNELKERSVIIPVLDKLILSGIFYHHADLQSNERGIVEGAFRSNTLFCLCCTTTLSVGVSFNVHTIIIRNIRLGNNFLTRDQIMQISGRCGRMKKVRTGENSSDGSGGPISTVSSVVGEALSGRKVSTEAATYTPVKDYDEDCDGKVLVFLERCDKKYMEKILKDDVDLFRLKTKLNNFQFCKFIVELIQLNLIKTKKNVEDFLLLYTLKFFKLDERGEKKSSTDCITPVNYRDLMMQEIKQTFQYLFENKLILIPYDKEQSYYYYLFAKIYNVNLYQMEHIFNFHFLCQYINVDTLLKCNLPQKVDLFKKLHRNYKQKEYKDEGKQKPFFSLPFLTILLIFKDTKVNTNIFQNLSVQFVKYLFLVNINSKQFDFFVYDILRDDDVIGCTEVSSYVHPILNALDFIFSFSFMQYVYFKGFPTDVLLMIFVFCIHSDISLKIDFDVYEQILTSRSGPDGGDVRRIFHYFDLSMDKLKRFKDCNSEDLCAQCAQCAKKMLQGEINIDEIYENFEWVKIKRFYFSLIVYDLFTEDIHTVGRKYRVKTNDIKYMYSKCFYNLSFNCKILRNFKNSLDIFCIVLDNLLIKMRSRNLAFTF, encoded by the exons ATGTTCATACCCGACAAGGACAGAAAGTGGAAACAGGCAAACACGTTCATCTGCCATAGAAG ATTAGCAatttacaagaaaaaaatttatcggAACAGGCCGCAGTTGATTTACGTGTCGTTGTCTGGCGATATTTACACCCAC GAGGACTACAGAGAGGCCGTGCAGGTGGACAACGACATCCGGAGAGAGCTAAGCATATCAA ACACGGGAAAAAGGTCGAGCATACACGATGTGAATCTCCTGTACAGTAGAGTCAATAATCTGATGAACTTCTGCGAGGACAAACATTTGGATGAAAAGATGTTCGAGTATTACTGTATCCCCCGATCCATTATAAG AGAGTACAACAGCCTAGGCATCTACGAGCTATACAAGGAGCAGGCGGACTGCCTAAGGAACGTCCTTCAGAACGAGGAAGTTGAAAGGAATGTGAGAAGTAAGGTAGAAGACATGACACCGGAGGAAAGAACCTTTGAGAATGGACATTCCCAAAAGATAGACTCCTTTTCTAACGAGGAGTTCTTCACCTCCCTGGAGGAAATTAatcaaaatgatgaagaaaaaggagggagagaAATATCCCCACAGAGGGGGCCAACCAGCGTACACCTCCGTGACGACAAATGGGACATACCACACCTGAACAATGACTcaaggaacaattttttttacaaaaattttctcttcaacATCCCAACAGGGATGGGAAAGACCATAATATACGACATTTTAATCATTCGACAGGTCCTCTACAAAGGGTACAGAGCTATATTATGCCTCCCCACCATGTCCCTcattaatgaaaaatatgattACTACGAGAAGCTGCTCGGAGAAAAGACCGTGTGgctaaatataaaaaaatttaacagcTCCAATGCTAGTGGGTACTCATACCAGCTGTGCACCGACATTGCCATCTGCACGTATGAACAGGCCAACATCATACTCAacattattataaaaaataacttaaagtataattatattttcatcattGACGAAATTCACTACTTGAATGATGACCAGAGGGGCATATTCATCGAGTCTTTGCTCACGAAGGTTAAGTACATCCAGCGGAACTACGACAGTGACTTTAAAATTCGGGTCTACGGCTTTTCCGCAACGCTGTCGAATGTGAACCAG ATCGGCGAATGGCTGGACGCCAAGGTGCACGTGAGCAAGGAGAAGCTGCAGAATATAAAGCACCTGTACAAGATAAATAACGCGATATACAAAGACATACACGGGAAGCAGCTGGAGAGGAGTCTGGAAGTGCCGTTCTACCTGGACCCGGACCATCTGGTGTACCTACTCAGCGAGGAACTCATTCTGCAGAGAAACGTTCTGATCTTTTGTCcaacgaagaagaaatgcgAAAAGGTGGCGTATTTTATAAGCAACGTTATGCCGTACTATTTGAAAAACAGGAATTACCAGGTAAAGAGGGAGGTGGTCGAAAGGAGGGTGAAGCTTGTGAACGAACTGAAGGAGCGCAGTGTAATTATTCCGGTCCTGGATAAGTTAATTCTTAGTGGGATTTTCTATCACCACGCGGATCTGCAGAGTAACGAGAGAGGAATAGTGGAAGGTGCATTTAGGAGTAACACCCTTTTCTGTCTGTGTTGCACGACGACCCTGTCCGTGGGGGTGAGTTTCAACGTGCACACAATAATAATCCGTAACATACGGTTGGGCAACAATTTCCTAACAAGGGACCAGATCATGCAGATATCTGGACGTTGCGGCCGCATGAAGAAGGTTCGCACGGGGGAAAATTCCTCTGATGGATCAGGCGGTCCGATTAGCACAGTAAGCAGTGTAGTGGGTGAGGCACTCAGTGGTAGAAAAGTTTCCACTGAGGCCGCTACGTACACCCCGGTGAAGGACTACGACGAGGACTGTGACGGGAAGGTCTTGGTCTTCCTCGAGCGGTGCGATAAAAagtatatggaaaaaattctgaagGATGATGTAGACTTGTTCAGACTGAAGACAAAGCTGaacaattttcaattttgtaaattcaTCGTGGAGCTCATCCAACTGAATCTGATcaaaacgaagaagaacGTGGAagacttcctccttctgtacacactcaaattttttaaattggacgaaaggggggaaaagaaaagcagcACGGATTGCATCACCCCCGTGAATTATAGAGACCTAATGATGCAGGAGATAAAGCAGACCTTCCAGTATCTCTTCGAGAATAAGCTGATCCTCATCCCGTATGACAAGGAACAGTCTTACTACTACTACCTGTTCGCCAAAATTTACAACGTCAACCTTTACCAAATGGAACACATTTTCAACTTCCACTTTTTATGCCAGTACATTAACGTGGACACTCTACTTAAATGTAACTTACCACAGAAAGTggatttatttaaaaaattgcacaggAACTACAAACAGAAGGAGTACAAAGATGAGGGTAAGCAAAaaccttttttctccctcccctttttaaccattcttctcattttcaaGGATACAAAGGTGAATACAAATATCTTCCAAAATTTGTCTGTACAATTTGTGAAGTATTTATTTCTCGTTAATATTAATAGCAAGCAATTTGATTTTTTCGTTTATGACATTTTGCGGGACGACGATGTGATTGGCTGCACGGAGGTTTCTTCGTATGTGCATCCTATTCTGAACGCGCTGGACTTTATTTTCAGCTTCTCCTTCATGCAGTACGTGTACTTCAAAG GCTTCCCCACGGACGTCCTGCTGATGATTTTCGTCTTCTGCATCCATTCGGATATTTCGCTCAAAATCGACTTTGACGTCTACGAGCAGATACTAACCTCTAGGAGTGGCCCCGACGGGGGGGACGTGCGCAGGATTTTTCACTACTTCGATCTGAGCATGGATAAGCTGAAGCGCTTCAAGGATTGCAATAGCGAAGACCTTTGCGCCCAGTGTGCTCAGTGCGCCAAGAAGATGCTGCAGGGAGA AATCAACATCGATGAGATCTACGAAAACTTCGAATGGGTCAAAATCAAGCGCTTTTACTTTTCCCTCATCGTGTACGACCTGTTCACGGAGGACATCCATACCGTGGGGCGCAA GTACAGAGTCAAAACGAAtgatataaaatatatgtactcgAAGTGCTTCTACAATCTGTCCTTCAACTGCAAAATTTTGCGGAACTTTAAAAATTCATT GGACATTTTCTGCATCGTCCTGGATAATCTCCTCATAAAAATGAGGTCCAGAAATTTAGCCTTCACTTTTTAA